A DNA window from Bubalus bubalis isolate 160015118507 breed Murrah chromosome 20, NDDB_SH_1, whole genome shotgun sequence contains the following coding sequences:
- the LOC102399853 gene encoding neugrin-like, translated as MSSQMANLLLFFMGIYTGNLQSWSVPRLAEVFDVSTDVIRRVSESKFVPTLEQKLKQDQKVLKKLDLPTHSRSSQALDSSKRLSASQSASGCLLMPGDEASSKGHGHSTALKAIELNTHSTDIPRIQKERNKGVQGLEEGKCLVPVAAALGHPTSNCGGARGTDSDGLPCDQRLEELKAGDPSDQIFSNRVVQREREFFNSNGNFLYRI; from the exons ATGTCTTCACAAATGGcaaatctgcttctttttttcatGGGTATTTACACAGGGAATTTGCAGTCTTGGTCAGTTCCCAGACTGGCTGAAGTCTTTGATGTCAGCACTGATGTGATCCGAAGGGTTTCAGAAAGCAAATTTGTAC CCACATTGGAACAGAAACTGAAGCAGGATCAAAAAGTCCTTAAGAAACTGGACTTGCCCACTCATTCCAGGAGCTCCCAGGCCCTGGATTCCTCAAAACGACTTTCTGCAAGCCAGTCTGCATCAGGCTGTTTGCTGATGCCTGGGGATGAAGCCTCATCCAAAGGCCATGGTCACAGCACAGCTTTGAAAGCCATTGAATTGAACACTCACAGTACAGATATACCAAGGATACAGAAGGAAAGGAATAAAGGAGTCcagggcctggaggagggcaagtgTTTAgtgcctgttgctgctgctctaGGTCACCCCACCAGCAATTGTGGGGGAGCGAGAGGAACTGACAGTGATGGACTGCCCTGCGACCAGAGGTTGGAAGAGCTGAAGGCAGGGGACCCAAGTGACCAGATCTTCAGCAACAGAGTTGTGCAGAGGGAACGAGAGTTTTTCAACAGCAATGGGAACTTCCTGTACCGAATCTGA